From the Vicinamibacterales bacterium genome, the window GCCAGCATGGGCGGTGGCCTGATCAGTCGCTGGATGGACTGGGCCTTTACCCGCGGCGCGAACGAGCCAGCCGCGGCCCATTGAGCTGCGCGTGGCGACTACGCGTCCAGGGCCTGTAGCCGCGCGCGCTCCCGTGCCTCGGCCGCCTCGCGCTCGGCCTCGATCTGGGCGAGCACCGCCGCCACGTTGGCCGCCCTGGTATCGCGCGTGAACTGGCCGGTCAATGGGGTATCGGCGGTGAGGTCGCCGGCCTCGTAGCGCTTCCAGATTTCGTGCGCATAGTCGGTCGCCAGTAGCTCGGGCGCGGCGCGCGCGAAAGTGGTGCGCATATTGAGCACATCGCGCTCGAGCATGCGCCAGGCATTGTTGTTGCCCGCGGCGTTGACGGCCTGCGGCAGATCGATGATCACCGGTCCCTGGGTGTCCAGCAGGACGTTGAACTCGGACAGGTCGCCGTGGACCAGGCCGCTGCACAGCATCAGTACGATTTGCGTGATCATGAAACCGTGCCACTGCCGGGCCTGTTCCGGGCTCATCTGCACCTGGTTGAGCCGCGGCGCCGGCTCGCCGTGCCGGTCCACTACCAGTTCCATCAACAGCACGCCCTCATGCACCGCGTGCGGCCGGGGTACGCGTACGCCGGCCCGGGCCAGCTGGTAGAGGGCCTGAATCTCGGCATTCTTCCACTCGGCTTCCTGGACCTTGCGGCCATAGCGTCCACGCCGGCCGACGGCGCGCGCATCACGGCTGCCGCGGGCCTTGCGGCCTTCCTGGTACTGCGCGAGCTTGTGGAAACCGCGTTGCTCGGCCTCCTTGTAGACTTTGGCGCACAGCGTCTGGCCGCCGCCAGTGACGATGTACACCGAGGCTTCCTTGCCGCTTTGCAGCCGCCGGACGACCGTGTCGACGAGGCCATCCTCGACCAGCGGTTGCAGGCCTTTGGGTACTTTCATGCGGCGCGCA encodes:
- a CDS encoding PA4780 family RIO1-like protein kinase codes for the protein MKVPKGLQPLVEDGLVDTVVRRLQSGKEASVYIVTGGGQTLCAKVYKEAEQRGFHKLAQYQEGRKARGSRDARAVGRRGRYGRKVQEAEWKNAEIQALYQLARAGVRVPRPHAVHEGVLLMELVVDRHGEPAPRLNQVQMSPEQARQWHGFMITQIVLMLCSGLVHGDLSEFNVLLDTQGPVIIDLPQAVNAAGNNNAWRMLERDVLNMRTTFARAAPELLATDYAHEIWKRYEAGDLTADTPLTGQFTRDTRAANVAAVLAQIEAEREAAEARERARLQALDA